A single region of the Anaerolineae bacterium genome encodes:
- a CDS encoding Trimethylamine:corrinoid methyltransferase — protein MKSGAKAGNLTILSETELDRIYQASLDLLMNPGIYSESDIFLDIFERGGAKVNRETRSIHIPPEMVTWAIEQAPKSFILHGRNDPAMDLQIELGRVYYGMGGTSEPLFWDFEARRPRQPTKQDMINNTRVGHALENIDFVQTLCMSGDMPTSTIFFHDFDAILRNTTKPTVINILERPFTQKLLAMVAAASGGESALREKPCALGIVTPITPLKIAVMNEGLIDAIHAGIPILYSPGPLMGATGPATVAGTVVLTNAEVLFGVVLTQLIQPGAKVVLKPDTDVFDMRTTQVTYGSPEQDLGKIAMVQLAKRYGIPIYGLGGGVEAKLPDAEAAAEATQTLLLVSLAGMTLCQAIGTLCFGQYGSPEMAVIGDEIVRHIKRILQGFEVNEDTLAVEVIRQVGYGGSFLGHPHTSRYFRKELFFPVLFKRQTIDEWLAAGGKTIDQVAHEKVLEILSKAGEVELPAGADEALEKALQDAIREG, from the coding sequence ATGAAAAGTGGAGCCAAAGCTGGCAATTTGACCATTCTCTCGGAAACTGAACTTGATCGCATCTATCAGGCTTCCTTAGACCTTTTGATGAATCCTGGCATTTATAGCGAGTCGGATATTTTTCTGGACATTTTTGAAAGAGGCGGTGCAAAAGTCAATCGGGAAACCCGTTCCATTCATATCCCTCCTGAAATGGTAACCTGGGCAATTGAGCAGGCGCCGAAATCTTTCATTCTCCATGGACGCAACGATCCTGCCATGGATCTGCAAATTGAGTTGGGACGGGTTTATTATGGCATGGGTGGTACCTCTGAACCGCTGTTCTGGGACTTTGAAGCCCGCCGCCCGCGCCAGCCAACCAAGCAAGATATGATCAACAATACCCGCGTCGGTCACGCGCTGGAGAACATTGATTTTGTGCAGACACTGTGCATGTCGGGGGATATGCCCACTTCGACCATTTTCTTCCATGATTTCGATGCCATCCTGCGCAATACCACCAAACCAACGGTCATCAACATCCTCGAACGGCCCTTTACCCAGAAGCTCCTGGCAATGGTTGCAGCCGCCAGCGGCGGCGAAAGCGCCTTGCGGGAAAAACCCTGTGCCCTGGGGATTGTCACTCCCATTACTCCGCTGAAAATCGCTGTTATGAACGAAGGACTCATTGATGCCATTCATGCTGGCATTCCAATCCTGTATTCGCCTGGGCCCTTGATGGGCGCAACCGGTCCGGCGACTGTGGCCGGTACCGTTGTCTTGACCAATGCTGAAGTTCTCTTTGGCGTTGTCCTGACGCAGCTAATCCAACCCGGCGCTAAAGTGGTTTTGAAACCAGATACCGATGTCTTTGATATGCGCACGACCCAGGTGACCTATGGCAGCCCCGAACAGGATTTGGGAAAAATCGCTATGGTGCAGCTTGCGAAAAGGTATGGGATTCCGATCTATGGTTTGGGAGGCGGTGTGGAAGCAAAGTTACCCGATGCGGAGGCCGCGGCAGAAGCGACGCAGACGTTGCTGCTGGTCAGCCTGGCGGGCATGACCCTGTGTCAGGCAATCGGTACACTTTGTTTTGGACAGTATGGCTCACCAGAGATGGCTGTGATCGGCGATGAGATTGTGCGCCATATCAAGCGCATTCTACAGGGATTTGAGGTGAACGAGGATACTCTAGCGGTAGAGGTGATCCGGCAAGTGGGATATGGAGGCAGTTTTTTAGGGCATCCCCATACGAGCCGCTATTTTCGCAAAGAATTATTCTTCCCGGTCCTGTTCAAGCGCCAGACGATTGATGAATGGCTTGCCGCTGGCGGAAAAACGATCGATCAGGTTGCCCATGAAAAAGTGTTGGAGATCTTATCCAAAGCCGGGGAAGTCGAACTTCCGGCTGGCGCAGATGAAGCTCTTGAAAAGGCCCTGCAAGATGCCATTCGGGAAGGATAA
- a CDS encoding Transcriptional regulator, LacI family: MKQENGSYPNVRKRVGLREVAKAAETSIATVSRVLNNTGYVSEESRQRVLEAVRQLNYQPNLRAKALRQRYSRTIGLIIPNLLNAYYTALADQISLLLNQEGFQLLLSSTRDDKEIERNALQKLIGHDVDGLIWVPTAPEAELLEHLYSQNIPTVSIVRQVKGSRLDAIVFEDFKGAQAATQELLKAGHTRIGYIGGDICYSSNYDRWQGFLQAMKEAGIPTEECCVRLGALRSEWGANAAAELLSLQPRPTALFVASNAIMPGVIKTLRVQGIEIPRHISLICFDDLDWFSFSQPPITAVATSHTHLAQACVDLLLRRIRGEDEDLPQPYLRQISFDLIRRASIAPPPQPGKPEEEL; the protein is encoded by the coding sequence TTGAAGCAGGAAAATGGCTCTTATCCAAATGTGCGCAAGCGGGTCGGGTTGCGCGAAGTTGCCAAAGCCGCCGAAACCTCGATCGCTACCGTCTCGCGGGTTCTCAACAACACCGGCTATGTCTCGGAAGAGAGCCGCCAGCGGGTTCTGGAAGCTGTGCGTCAACTCAATTATCAACCCAATTTGCGGGCAAAGGCGCTGCGTCAACGCTATAGCCGCACCATTGGTTTAATTATTCCCAATTTGCTGAACGCCTATTACACCGCCTTAGCCGACCAGATTAGCCTGTTGCTCAACCAGGAAGGCTTTCAGCTTTTGCTATCTTCTACCCGAGATGATAAAGAAATCGAGCGCAATGCCCTGCAGAAATTAATCGGGCATGATGTGGATGGTTTGATCTGGGTGCCCACTGCGCCAGAGGCAGAATTATTAGAGCATCTTTATTCGCAAAATATCCCAACGGTCAGTATCGTTCGGCAAGTCAAAGGGAGTCGTTTGGATGCCATTGTTTTTGAAGACTTCAAAGGTGCTCAGGCAGCTACGCAGGAATTGCTCAAAGCCGGACATACGCGTATTGGCTATATTGGCGGTGATATTTGTTATAGCAGTAACTACGATCGCTGGCAGGGATTTTTGCAGGCAATGAAAGAAGCTGGTATCCCAACCGAGGAGTGCTGTGTCCGTCTGGGCGCCTTACGCAGCGAGTGGGGGGCAAACGCAGCCGCTGAACTGCTGAGCCTGCAACCACGACCGACGGCTCTCTTTGTCGCCAGCAATGCTATCATGCCGGGCGTGATCAAGACTCTGCGGGTGCAGGGGATTGAAATTCCCCGACACATTTCCTTGATCTGCTTTGATGATCTGGATTGGTTTTCTTTTTCCCAGCCGCCGATCACCGCTGTGGCAACCAGCCATACGCACCTGGCGCAGGCTTGTGTGGATTTGCTTCTGCGGCGCATTCGTGGTGAAGATGAAGATTTGCCACAACCCTATCTGCGCCAGATCAGCTTCGACCTTATTCGGCGAGCCTCAATCGCTCCGCCACCTCAACCAGGAAAACCTGAAGAAGAACTTTAA
- a CDS encoding ABC-type Maltose/ Maltodextrin permease, with product MRGSDRILVWIGSFLRQALVIGATLLSLFPVYFMIVSAFKTRFEYIEDKWGLPQSLYWANFDTALAGEKFFIRFANSSILTVGSVFLSLIIACLAAYAFARMEFYGKRTLFNIILSLMVVPPVVMIVPLFVAMVRWKLVNTYQGTILIYTGLLLPFSIYLMTNFFRTIPREIIEAARIDGCSSLRVFWNIMMPLSAPALITLIVVNALWVWNELLIALVFMQKDELKTLMVGIAALRSRNYVDIPATMAGLLIATIPIVVVYMFGQRYFIRGLTGGAVK from the coding sequence ATGAGGGGTTCGGATCGAATTCTGGTCTGGATTGGCAGTTTTCTCCGCCAGGCGCTGGTCATCGGGGCAACACTCTTATCGTTGTTTCCGGTCTATTTTATGATTGTCTCAGCCTTTAAGACGCGCTTTGAGTATATCGAGGATAAGTGGGGTTTGCCTCAATCCTTGTACTGGGCAAATTTCGATACTGCGCTGGCGGGAGAGAAGTTCTTTATTCGCTTTGCGAACAGTTCAATCCTGACCGTTGGATCGGTTTTTCTCTCTCTGATCATCGCCTGCCTGGCGGCTTATGCCTTTGCGAGGATGGAATTTTACGGCAAACGCACCCTGTTCAACATCATCCTATCCCTGATGGTCGTTCCGCCGGTGGTGATGATTGTTCCGTTATTTGTAGCTATGGTGCGCTGGAAACTGGTCAATACCTATCAGGGGACGATTCTGATCTACACCGGCTTACTTTTACCCTTCTCAATCTACTTAATGACCAATTTCTTCCGCACCATCCCACGCGAGATCATTGAAGCAGCCCGCATTGACGGTTGTTCCAGCCTGAGGGTCTTCTGGAACATCATGATGCCTCTCTCAGCCCCTGCTTTGATCACCCTGATTGTTGTCAATGCTTTATGGGTGTGGAATGAATTGCTGATTGCCCTGGTGTTTATGCAGAAAGACGAGTTGAAGACCCTGATGGTAGGAATTGCCGCTTTACGCTCGCGTAACTATGTAGACATTCCGGCAACCATGGCGGGGTTGTTGATTGCCACCATTCCCATTGTGGTCGTCTATATGTTTGGGCAGCGTTATTTCATCCGTGGATTGACCGGTGGAGCGGTCAAGTGA
- a CDS encoding binding-protein-dependent transport systems inner membrane component, giving the protein MSLTAAKRYRLIRQIEPYLFLAPALVVIGLIFAFPIVRLITLSFQRPFQGQMLFVGLTNYQAIFRDEVFLRAVRNNLTLLISVPIMVFVALILAIFLFDRIRGWQFYRTTLFLPYLLPITVVGLIFSYIFQLSGVLNDFLKVIGLERFILDWLGSTRLALPTLMFVIVWKEVGFGIVLFLARLMSVEEELFDAAKIDGANWWKLQWHITLPQLATTIEFFTIVSIITILSWVFGYVYVMTGGGPGNATMVTELFIYLTGFRYNQMNIASAVSVILLLVTGIFIFLELRLRERSVTLEEVS; this is encoded by the coding sequence ATGTCTCTCACTGCGGCTAAACGTTATCGACTCATACGCCAAATTGAACCCTATTTGTTTCTCGCCCCAGCCCTGGTGGTGATTGGGTTGATCTTTGCTTTTCCAATTGTGCGCCTGATCACCCTGAGTTTCCAGCGTCCATTTCAAGGGCAAATGCTCTTTGTGGGCTTGACCAATTATCAGGCAATTTTCAGAGATGAAGTGTTCCTGCGAGCGGTACGCAATAACCTGACGCTATTGATCAGCGTACCGATTATGGTTTTCGTTGCCCTGATTTTAGCCATATTTCTGTTTGATCGCATCCGCGGCTGGCAGTTTTACCGCACCACCCTTTTTCTTCCTTACCTCTTACCGATTACGGTGGTAGGCCTGATTTTTTCGTATATCTTTCAATTAAGTGGGGTTTTGAATGATTTCCTCAAGGTGATTGGTTTAGAGAGATTTATCCTGGATTGGCTGGGTAGCACCCGCCTGGCTTTGCCAACCCTGATGTTTGTCATTGTCTGGAAAGAAGTCGGATTTGGAATTGTGCTATTTCTGGCTCGTTTGATGTCGGTGGAAGAGGAATTGTTCGATGCTGCCAAGATTGACGGAGCGAATTGGTGGAAATTGCAGTGGCATATTACCCTCCCTCAACTGGCTACAACCATCGAGTTCTTTACCATCGTTTCTATCATTACGATTTTATCCTGGGTTTTTGGCTATGTTTATGTCATGACCGGTGGAGGCCCCGGCAACGCAACCATGGTCACAGAACTCTTCATCTACCTGACCGGTTTCCGTTACAACCAGATGAATATCGCCTCAGCGGTCTCGGTAATTTTGCTCCTGGTAACAGGGATATTTATCTTCCTGGAGTTGCGCTTGCGCGAACGTTCGGTTACCCTGGAGGAAGTCTCATGA
- a CDS encoding Multiple sugar ABC transporter, substrate-binding protein — translation MNKTRFFLILLTLVSLLAACAQPATPPPAEPQQPAATEAPAQPAEAEPVKLVMWWWGEQEAPGAQQWLDETIAEYQKLNPNITIEAVLQSTDSLIPAFQSAAAAQQGPDIQYFWGGVWTLEFAWNGALVPLDDLIPAEERAHYINNFERTYDGKLWGMGWYLSGNPMVYNPTLFEKAGIDLNDLPDTWDELIAACDKLNAIGVTPISGGLKDGWFGGWLFSILARQNLDSEKDFMKASIGEAKFTDPAYAEWWERLHQLKEAKCWNADINSVDYQQGQDQFVQGKSAMIFGNDTFLKGWAEIIGWDNMGVMRVPKYGSGKLADTYVVTAQGLGITSWSQHKQEAADFLMFMHTPDRLNAWFKYTGVLPADDRFDTAQIDQPILKQIFEWVVQSAGPNLENFIPSMLDEQANFTGTQLLFAGEKTPAELAQLTEDVIQKWREQNPDQLQNFVNWYSK, via the coding sequence ATGAATAAGACGCGCTTTTTCCTGATCCTACTGACATTGGTCAGTCTTCTTGCCGCCTGCGCTCAACCTGCAACGCCACCTCCAGCCGAGCCGCAGCAGCCAGCGGCAACCGAAGCGCCCGCTCAGCCCGCTGAAGCTGAGCCGGTCAAGCTGGTGATGTGGTGGTGGGGTGAACAGGAAGCCCCCGGCGCCCAACAATGGTTGGATGAGACGATCGCAGAGTATCAAAAACTAAATCCCAATATCACCATCGAAGCTGTCTTACAATCAACCGACTCACTCATCCCGGCTTTTCAATCCGCTGCAGCCGCCCAACAGGGACCCGATATCCAGTATTTCTGGGGAGGCGTCTGGACGTTGGAGTTCGCCTGGAATGGTGCCCTGGTTCCTCTGGATGATCTGATTCCAGCCGAAGAACGCGCTCATTATATTAATAACTTCGAGCGCACCTATGACGGCAAGCTATGGGGGATGGGCTGGTATCTCTCAGGAAATCCCATGGTGTACAACCCGACTTTGTTCGAGAAAGCAGGCATCGACCTTAACGATTTGCCCGATACCTGGGACGAGTTAATTGCCGCCTGCGATAAATTGAATGCAATTGGGGTGACGCCGATATCTGGTGGTTTGAAGGATGGTTGGTTCGGCGGCTGGCTCTTCTCGATCCTCGCCCGCCAGAACCTGGACAGCGAAAAAGACTTCATGAAAGCCTCCATTGGTGAAGCAAAGTTCACCGATCCGGCCTATGCTGAGTGGTGGGAGCGTCTCCATCAGCTCAAAGAAGCCAAATGCTGGAACGCTGACATCAACTCGGTGGACTACCAGCAGGGTCAGGACCAGTTTGTACAAGGCAAGTCGGCGATGATTTTTGGAAATGATACCTTTTTGAAAGGTTGGGCGGAAATTATCGGTTGGGATAATATGGGCGTCATGCGCGTGCCCAAGTATGGTTCGGGAAAGCTGGCTGATACTTACGTGGTCACAGCGCAAGGTTTAGGGATCACCTCCTGGTCGCAGCATAAACAAGAGGCAGCCGATTTTCTGATGTTCATGCATACGCCCGATCGCTTGAATGCCTGGTTTAAGTACACCGGGGTGTTGCCGGCTGACGACCGCTTTGATACCGCTCAAATTGATCAGCCTATCCTCAAGCAGATCTTTGAGTGGGTCGTTCAATCCGCGGGTCCAAACCTGGAGAACTTCATCCCCAGCATGTTGGATGAACAGGCGAATTTCACCGGCACCCAGTTGCTTTTCGCTGGCGAGAAGACACCCGCCGAACTGGCCCAGTTGACCGAGGATGTCATCCAGAAATGGCGAGAACAAAACCCGGATCAGCTCCAGAATTTTGTGAACTGGTATTCCAAATAG
- a CDS encoding Trimethylamine methyltransferase family protein yields MRPNLPHLLEFLTQDQIQQVHQTVLRVLAEVGVRIDWLPALEILAAHGCKVDFKGHLVFIPEDILQRALNSAPSHFQLHARNPSQTISVTLQDVYTIAGSSALNVLDLEGNHRPATLQDLRDFTRLIDALDLADIMHAMVIPQDMPQAGFDRILFATILENSGKHYYSQGEGEQSVHDQVEMASLIQGGVEAVRRQPVFSFVTCLTSPLIHAAERVQEMMACAEYGIPLWLEATNMMGATAPITIAGALVEHTANMLAALTFVQLLRPGHPCILGIASGGLNMRTGTYVGASPEATLLHVASVQMCRYYGLPFEGSSGLDACLPDAQAGYERALQDIPYALAGMNFIHLAFGMMNQLLTSSYEQALIDHEILAAAYRLAEGFQVNEETLAFEQIRQAGQGGQFLTHPYTLRHFKEHQWQPRLTARLEWTQFQRQLGGADMRQRANQLARQILATHQPLPLEEKLAQELQRMAHAFQKAAGPSH; encoded by the coding sequence ATGAGACCCAATCTTCCCCATCTCCTCGAATTCCTGACGCAGGATCAGATCCAACAGGTGCATCAGACGGTGCTGCGGGTGCTGGCAGAAGTTGGCGTGCGTATCGATTGGCTGCCGGCCCTGGAAATCCTGGCGGCTCATGGATGCAAAGTGGATTTCAAAGGACACCTGGTCTTTATTCCAGAAGATATCCTTCAACGCGCTTTGAACTCAGCCCCTTCCCACTTTCAACTTCACGCCCGCAATCCCTCTCAGACCATTTCAGTCACCTTGCAGGATGTCTATACCATCGCCGGCTCGTCTGCCCTCAACGTTCTCGATCTGGAGGGGAATCATCGCCCGGCAACGCTGCAAGATTTGCGCGATTTTACCCGTCTGATTGATGCCCTCGATCTGGCGGACATCATGCATGCCATGGTGATCCCCCAGGATATGCCTCAGGCGGGGTTTGACCGCATCCTGTTTGCCACCATCCTGGAAAACAGCGGTAAACACTACTATTCCCAAGGCGAAGGGGAACAGAGCGTTCACGATCAGGTCGAAATGGCGAGCCTCATCCAGGGTGGAGTGGAAGCCGTGCGCCGCCAACCTGTTTTCAGCTTTGTCACCTGCCTGACTTCTCCCCTGATCCATGCGGCTGAACGGGTGCAAGAGATGATGGCTTGTGCGGAGTACGGCATCCCCTTATGGCTGGAAGCCACCAACATGATGGGGGCAACGGCTCCCATCACCATTGCCGGCGCCCTGGTCGAACACACTGCCAACATGTTAGCTGCCCTGACGTTCGTCCAGCTTCTCCGTCCGGGTCACCCTTGCATTCTTGGGATCGCCTCCGGCGGTCTCAACATGCGCACGGGCACCTATGTGGGCGCCTCCCCCGAAGCAACCCTTTTGCACGTTGCCAGCGTGCAAATGTGTCGCTATTATGGCTTGCCTTTCGAGGGCAGTTCGGGCTTAGATGCCTGCCTGCCGGATGCCCAGGCAGGCTATGAGCGAGCTTTGCAAGACATCCCTTACGCCCTGGCAGGGATGAATTTTATCCATCTGGCCTTTGGCATGATGAATCAATTGCTCACTTCAAGCTATGAACAGGCATTGATTGATCACGAAATCCTTGCAGCAGCCTATCGGCTGGCAGAGGGTTTTCAAGTTAACGAAGAAACACTGGCATTTGAACAGATTCGGCAAGCCGGGCAAGGCGGACAATTTTTAACCCACCCTTACACCCTGCGCCACTTCAAAGAGCACCAATGGCAACCGCGCCTCACGGCGCGCCTGGAGTGGACGCAATTCCAGCGTCAACTGGGAGGTGCAGACATGCGTCAGCGCGCCAACCAGCTTGCCCGCCAGATCCTGGCCACCCATCAACCGCTGCCTCTCGAAGAAAAGCTAGCCCAGGAACTTCAGCGCATGGCACATGCGTTTCAAAAAGCAGCCGGGCCAAGTCATTAA
- a CDS encoding 3-oxoacyl-[acyl-carrier protein] reductase: MTDRKKVVVTGASSGIGLATAQRFAKEGWDVCVTARREQTLRELVATFPPGEHLVVPGDYSDPATAEAISKAIGEKWGRLDALCNIAGVYFPARAVESPLEEWRKAFDIMINGAVYMTRMAVPWMKDGGRIIHCTSIHGERAEVGSSSYAMAKAAINQYCRGLALELAEKNILVNAVAPGFVRTAMSVVDGVNELDSEWFKKNYVEGHHLPLRRAGMPEELAGVFFFLAGPDASYITGQVITVDGGLTITF; this comes from the coding sequence ATGACGGATCGAAAAAAAGTTGTCGTAACCGGCGCTTCATCGGGCATTGGTTTGGCTACCGCCCAACGCTTTGCCAAAGAAGGCTGGGATGTATGTGTGACTGCTCGCCGTGAGCAGACCCTGCGCGAACTGGTAGCTACCTTTCCGCCTGGTGAACATCTCGTCGTGCCAGGCGATTACAGCGACCCCGCTACTGCGGAAGCTATCAGTAAGGCGATTGGTGAGAAATGGGGCAGGTTAGATGCTTTGTGCAATATTGCTGGCGTGTATTTCCCGGCCAGAGCAGTTGAATCGCCTCTGGAGGAGTGGCGCAAAGCCTTTGATATTATGATCAATGGTGCGGTCTATATGACCCGCATGGCAGTGCCCTGGATGAAAGACGGTGGACGCATTATCCACTGCACCTCCATCCATGGCGAGCGCGCCGAAGTCGGTTCAAGTTCCTATGCCATGGCAAAAGCAGCGATTAACCAGTACTGCCGCGGCCTGGCGTTGGAGCTGGCGGAGAAGAACATTCTGGTCAATGCGGTGGCGCCGGGTTTTGTGCGGACAGCGATGAGCGTGGTGGATGGTGTCAATGAGTTGGACTCGGAATGGTTTAAGAAGAACTATGTCGAGGGTCATCACCTTCCCTTACGGCGGGCAGGTATGCCCGAAGAATTAGCTGGCGTCTTTTTCTTCCTCGCCGGGCCCGATGCCTCCTATATCACCGGACAGGTCATCACCGTTGACGGCGGCTTGACGATTACTTTCTAG
- a CDS encoding Methionine aminopeptidase, with amino-acid sequence MNEISLARLQETLQHKGCPAALLTNPATITWLTGYAPPIQTGPSPFEGGAAIGLLWEGQFTLLLSDMEAPAAQAIGIPTREYISYTIDEPVLGFDHQAQAFREFIAPLQNFKGKMAVELNFLSASLYPILMDTIPVEQWVLVDNDLPSLRAIKSAIEIEKIRASLALADAAQTIVKRLLQVGLSEIELWGQLKAGLEHQAGGRLPVLADFVGGARTAEIGGLPGSYRLQAGDPFIADIVPRLDGYWGDNAATHFVGEPAESQKKVYQVVMEALEKGLEAVKPGVRASDLDAMLRQHIERQGYPIYPHHSGHGLGVTYHEEPRIVPYNELTLQAGMVLALEPGIYLPEQGLGVRLEDVVLVTQDGCEILTHHLGH; translated from the coding sequence ATGAACGAAATTTCCCTCGCCCGGCTTCAAGAAACCCTCCAGCACAAAGGTTGCCCGGCAGCCCTCTTGACCAACCCCGCCACCATTACCTGGCTGACAGGGTATGCCCCGCCGATTCAAACCGGCCCCAGCCCGTTTGAAGGCGGAGCGGCCATTGGTTTATTGTGGGAAGGACAATTTACCCTCTTGCTGTCCGACATGGAGGCGCCGGCTGCGCAGGCGATAGGCATACCAACCCGCGAGTATATCTCCTACACGATTGATGAGCCGGTCTTGGGATTCGACCATCAGGCTCAGGCGTTTCGGGAATTTATCGCTCCACTGCAGAACTTCAAGGGCAAAATGGCGGTTGAATTGAATTTTTTATCTGCCAGCTTATATCCAATCCTGATGGATACGATCCCCGTAGAGCAGTGGGTGCTGGTCGATAATGACCTGCCGTCCCTGCGCGCCATCAAATCTGCCATTGAAATCGAGAAGATTCGGGCTTCACTGGCACTCGCGGATGCGGCTCAGACCATCGTCAAACGCCTCTTGCAGGTTGGGTTGAGCGAAATCGAGCTGTGGGGGCAACTCAAAGCGGGTCTGGAACATCAAGCGGGCGGGCGTTTGCCGGTGCTGGCAGATTTTGTAGGTGGGGCGCGCACGGCGGAGATCGGTGGCTTACCCGGCAGTTATCGGCTGCAAGCGGGCGATCCCTTCATTGCCGATATTGTGCCGCGCCTGGATGGTTATTGGGGCGATAATGCTGCAACTCATTTTGTCGGCGAACCTGCTGAATCGCAAAAAAAGGTATATCAGGTTGTCATGGAAGCCCTGGAGAAAGGTTTAGAAGCTGTTAAACCGGGAGTCAGAGCGAGCGACCTGGATGCAATGTTGCGTCAGCATATCGAAAGACAGGGATACCCGATTTATCCGCATCACAGTGGACATGGCCTGGGAGTAACCTATCACGAAGAACCGCGCATTGTTCCCTATAATGAATTGACCCTTCAGGCGGGTATGGTTTTAGCCTTAGAACCCGGCATCTACCTGCCTGAGCAGGGTTTGGGGGTGCGTTTGGAGGATGTGGTTCTGGTCACTCAAGATGGTTGTGAAATTCTGACCCATCATCTGGGCCACTAG
- a CDS encoding Aminotransferase, class III — MTKPNVHAVHRDWERPFPLITHTEGIYLYDEHGNRYIDGSGGSSVVTAIGHGVHEIDQAMFAQAQKFSFYPAHAFSNQQFLDLSDLVVELAPGDLRNNSRVWITCTGTDANDDAIRLARQYWVESGKPSKYLVIGRWQGFHGNNIYIASVSGITARRRIFQPMFADSPHIAPAFCYRCFYEQTFPECNLLCARALESLICQLGPENVAAFIAEPVVGAALGCVPAPPGYFEKIREICDRYDVLLIIDEVMTGWGRTGAFWGIDHWNTSPDILTTAKGMTGGYTTLAAVVARDDIWAVLEKNRSPFKAGHTLNANAVSCAGAIAVIRYILDHNLTENARQRGEQALEGLQKLMDKHPIIGDVRGKGLMFGFEFVKDRATKEPFPPEQRVSLRFEQAALKRGLVTYPCSGTVNGVAGDMMLLAPPLIITAEQMDELLTILDSALTELEKEVQ, encoded by the coding sequence ATGACCAAACCAAATGTTCATGCTGTGCATCGCGATTGGGAGCGCCCCTTTCCGCTCATCACCCATACTGAGGGAATTTACCTTTACGATGAACATGGCAATCGCTATATCGATGGTTCGGGCGGTTCTTCCGTGGTAACGGCTATCGGACACGGCGTCCACGAAATCGATCAGGCAATGTTCGCTCAGGCTCAAAAATTTTCTTTTTACCCTGCCCATGCCTTTAGCAACCAACAATTCCTCGACCTCAGCGACCTGGTTGTCGAATTAGCACCTGGTGATCTGCGCAACAACAGTCGGGTCTGGATCACCTGCACCGGCACAGATGCCAATGATGACGCCATCCGCCTTGCCCGCCAGTATTGGGTCGAGAGCGGCAAGCCTTCCAAATATCTCGTCATCGGCCGCTGGCAGGGTTTTCACGGTAACAACATCTACATTGCCAGCGTTTCGGGCATCACCGCCAGACGACGCATTTTCCAACCCATGTTTGCGGATTCGCCGCACATTGCGCCGGCTTTCTGCTATCGCTGTTTCTATGAGCAAACCTTTCCCGAATGCAATTTGCTCTGTGCGCGCGCGCTGGAATCGCTGATTTGTCAGCTCGGGCCGGAAAACGTGGCAGCTTTCATCGCCGAACCGGTGGTTGGTGCAGCTCTGGGTTGCGTGCCAGCTCCACCTGGGTACTTTGAGAAGATTCGCGAGATTTGCGACCGCTACGACGTGCTTTTGATTATTGACGAAGTGATGACCGGCTGGGGACGCACGGGAGCTTTCTGGGGAATTGACCACTGGAACACCAGCCCGGATATCCTGACCACCGCCAAAGGCATGACCGGCGGATATACCACGCTGGCAGCCGTTGTCGCCCGGGATGACATCTGGGCTGTCCTAGAAAAAAACCGTTCTCCCTTTAAAGCTGGTCATACCCTGAACGCCAATGCGGTCTCCTGCGCAGGCGCAATTGCCGTCATCCGCTATATTCTCGATCATAACCTGACCGAAAACGCCCGTCAACGCGGCGAACAAGCCTTAGAAGGGCTTCAAAAACTGATGGATAAACACCCCATCATTGGGGATGTACGCGGCAAGGGATTGATGTTTGGTTTTGAGTTCGTCAAAGACCGCGCCACCAAAGAACCTTTCCCACCTGAGCAACGGGTCAGCTTACGCTTTGAACAAGCCGCTTTGAAACGCGGGCTGGTCACTTACCCTTGCTCCGGAACAGTCAACGGTGTCGCCGGGGATATGATGCTGCTTGCCCCACCGCTCATCATTACCGCAGAGCAAATGGATGAATTGCTTACCATTCTCGACAGCGCGCTCACCGAGCTAGAAAAGGAAGTGCAATGA